In Syntrophorhabdales bacterium, the following are encoded in one genomic region:
- a CDS encoding RNA polymerase factor sigma-32 codes for MKHSDEGLFEEEKEIDGKELEERELPAPFDPLKRYLAEVSKHPVLTREQELDLATKAFVKKDPDAAHMLVVSNLKLVVKIALEYYNTYLNILDLIQEGNVGLVHAVKKYNPYKGTRFSTYASFWIRAYILKHIMDSWSIVKVGTTQSQRKLFYRLNKEKKKLEAQGVVPAPQLLASTLDVKAEEVEEMEKRLAYTDMSLDHPLYDEGEETLMDVMQSDQNIEDAVTAREKRAVLEKKVKEFKTMLNDKELWIFDKRIMAEEPMTLQEIGARFKISRERVRQIENRVLKKFNETFQADLRSLDL; via the coding sequence GTGAAGCACTCGGACGAGGGCTTATTCGAAGAGGAAAAAGAGATTGATGGCAAGGAACTGGAAGAGCGCGAACTTCCTGCACCCTTTGATCCCCTGAAGCGATACCTCGCAGAAGTGTCGAAACATCCCGTACTGACAAGAGAGCAGGAGTTGGATCTGGCCACAAAAGCCTTCGTGAAGAAGGATCCCGACGCCGCACATATGCTGGTGGTATCAAATCTCAAGCTCGTCGTCAAGATAGCTCTGGAGTATTACAATACCTACTTGAACATTCTCGATCTGATACAGGAAGGAAATGTGGGTCTCGTCCACGCGGTAAAGAAATATAATCCCTACAAGGGAACGCGGTTTTCCACGTACGCATCGTTCTGGATACGGGCCTACATTCTGAAGCATATCATGGATTCCTGGAGCATCGTGAAGGTCGGTACCACGCAGAGCCAGAGAAAGTTGTTTTATCGGCTGAATAAAGAGAAAAAGAAACTGGAAGCACAGGGCGTTGTCCCCGCGCCGCAGCTCCTTGCGAGCACCCTGGACGTGAAGGCGGAAGAAGTGGAAGAGATGGAAAAGAGGCTGGCATATACGGATATGTCGCTCGACCATCCTCTTTACGATGAGGGGGAAGAGACGCTGATGGATGTGATGCAGAGCGACCAGAACATCGAAGACGCGGTAACGGCGAGGGAAAAGAGAGCCGTACTGGAAAAGAAGGTAAAAGAATTTAAGACTATGCTAAACGACAAAGAGCTTTGGATATTCGACAAGCGCATCATGGCGGAAGAGCCGATGACCCTCCAGGAGATCGGCGCCCGCTTCAAAATATCGAGAGAGCGGGTGCGACAGATCGAGAACCGGGTCCTCAAGAAATTCAACGAGACGTTTCAGGCAGACCTCCGAAGTTTGGACCTGTAA
- a CDS encoding cytochrome c biogenesis protein CcdA — protein sequence MIPTHMDVSALLAFGAGVLSFFSPCVLPLVPSYLIFISGASISNYDELSTGKHRKTLLLHSVSFIVGFSLVFISLGVSSSLLGNLFSTYERWIVRIGGLLLIFFGLNMLNVLKIPFLNQEKMYHMRARPIGFIGSFLIGVTFSLGWTPCIGPVLASILLIASTTSTVKQGMYLLSLYSLGLAIPFFIAALLVGRILHLMQRYGWIMKYSSYVIGGLLIVVGILLASGYFAKISESLLRL from the coding sequence ATGATTCCTACTCACATGGATGTCTCTGCCCTCCTTGCTTTCGGCGCAGGTGTGTTATCCTTTTTCAGTCCGTGCGTTCTTCCGCTCGTTCCTTCCTACCTTATTTTTATCAGCGGTGCCAGCATCAGTAATTATGACGAACTCTCCACCGGAAAGCACCGCAAAACACTGCTCCTGCACTCAGTCTCTTTCATAGTCGGCTTTTCCCTCGTCTTTATTTCCCTGGGCGTTTCCTCTTCATTGCTGGGAAATCTTTTTTCAACCTACGAAAGATGGATAGTCAGGATCGGTGGCCTTCTGCTCATTTTCTTCGGGCTCAACATGCTGAACGTTCTGAAGATCCCTTTTTTAAATCAGGAAAAGATGTATCACATGAGGGCAAGGCCCATAGGGTTCATCGGCTCCTTCCTGATAGGCGTAACCTTCTCCCTGGGCTGGACTCCCTGTATAGGACCGGTGCTCGCGTCCATTCTTCTCATAGCTTCAACAACTTCCACGGTAAAACAGGGGATGTACCTGCTCAGCCTTTATTCTCTCGGTCTTGCCATACCCTTTTTTATCGCTGCTCTTCTCGTCGGCCGGATTCTTCATCTCATGCAGAGATACGGCTGGATCATGAAATACTCATCGTATGTGATAGGCGGATTGCTGATTGTCGTGGGCATTCTGCTGGCGTCGGGGTATTTTGCGAAGATCAGCGAATCTCTCCTCCGCCTCTAG
- a CDS encoding XdhC/CoxI family protein — protein MDLYSIIDEYLERGSGGALATIVKKLGAAPREEGAKMFVGSDGKFYGTVGGGCTEAEVWQEARKVIKTGAAKLLHYTMDGKQLEEDGMICGGNVDIFVEPVADKYRTLYRAIPQLERQGVGALLITRFSEREFSKSLIREDGVVLGDAPGEEARTDFQQYLREKKPVVSGNTVVEPLQTSPVLYVFGAGHVSQYVSRVATMVDFNVTVIDDREEFANTGRFPEAERVIADDFLHVFDQLSFHGNEYVVILTRGHKHDALVLEQVMRRPTRYVGMIGSKRKTRMVMDYMKQRGFDEKALGSVYAPIGISINSETPQEIAVSIVAELIKVRRERA, from the coding sequence ATGGACCTTTACAGTATCATCGACGAATACCTGGAGAGAGGCAGTGGTGGGGCACTCGCTACTATCGTAAAGAAGCTGGGCGCGGCCCCCAGGGAAGAAGGGGCCAAAATGTTCGTCGGTAGTGACGGAAAGTTTTACGGGACCGTAGGCGGCGGGTGCACCGAGGCAGAGGTTTGGCAGGAGGCGCGCAAAGTCATAAAGACCGGTGCAGCCAAACTTCTCCACTACACGATGGACGGGAAACAGCTGGAAGAGGACGGGATGATCTGCGGTGGCAACGTCGATATCTTCGTGGAGCCCGTTGCAGACAAGTACAGGACCTTGTATAGAGCCATACCTCAGCTTGAGCGTCAAGGTGTTGGGGCCTTGCTGATTACCAGGTTTTCTGAACGAGAGTTCTCGAAGAGCCTTATCAGGGAAGATGGGGTAGTCCTGGGCGACGCGCCGGGAGAGGAAGCGCGGACGGATTTTCAGCAGTACCTTCGGGAGAAGAAACCGGTGGTCTCCGGTAATACCGTTGTGGAACCCTTGCAGACTTCTCCGGTCCTTTATGTTTTTGGGGCCGGTCACGTATCGCAGTATGTATCGCGTGTTGCCACCATGGTCGATTTCAACGTGACGGTGATTGATGATCGCGAGGAATTTGCCAATACCGGGAGATTCCCTGAGGCAGAGCGCGTCATTGCGGATGATTTCCTGCACGTGTTTGACCAACTCAGTTTCCACGGTAACGAATATGTGGTAATCTTGACGCGGGGCCACAAACATGATGCGCTTGTCCTCGAGCAGGTTATGAGGCGCCCCACACGGTATGTTGGGATGATCGGGAGCAAGAGAAAGACCAGAATGGTCATGGACTACATGAAACAGCGGGGCTTCGACGAAAAGGCGCTTGGATCTGTGTACGCGCCTATAGGCATCTCCATAAATTCTGAGACGCCCCAGGAGATAGCGGTAAGTATTGTGGCGGAGCTGATCAAGGTACGAAGGGAAAGGGCGTGA
- a CDS encoding Hsp20/alpha crystallin family protein: MAKVKSFDPFEDLKKLAGRMEQDFFELVTGRMHVPAAVGATWKPPLDIYELENEIIIKLELAGVKRKEISIVQEGNRIRISGSRNMGAREQIHTYHQMEINYGEFERVIVVSDAVRIGEVKATYRDGFLIIRAQKRPAEVAVGLNER; this comes from the coding sequence ATGGCGAAAGTAAAGTCCTTCGATCCCTTTGAGGATCTAAAGAAACTTGCCGGCCGGATGGAACAGGATTTTTTCGAGCTCGTCACCGGGAGAATGCACGTGCCGGCCGCTGTCGGGGCAACGTGGAAACCGCCTCTGGATATCTATGAGCTCGAGAATGAAATCATCATAAAGCTCGAATTGGCGGGCGTAAAAAGGAAAGAGATCAGCATCGTGCAGGAAGGCAACCGCATCCGCATCTCGGGTAGTAGAAACATGGGGGCCCGGGAGCAGATACACACCTATCACCAGATGGAAATCAACTACGGAGAGTTCGAGCGAGTGATCGTCGTCTCCGACGCAGTAAGGATAGGTGAAGTGAAAGCAACTTACAGGGATGGCTTCCTTATCATACGTGCTCAGAAAAGACCTGCAGAGGTTGCGGTAGGGCTCAATGAAAGGTGA
- a CDS encoding prenyltransferase/squalene oxidase repeat-containing protein: protein MKRKIFYGLVLSLLLIPSIVLGADTLPKALGYIVSMQEPDGGWSRVKGEFPPETEVTSWAVKVLVMNNMEKERVDKGVAFILKDQKPGGDWNNNTAHTAFALMAMSQVKKGQVNCMNGVEYLRKVQDPAGGFKRIGTEGAPLTIYTSVVLCALADLGYPKEDATVKKALEWLVSCQNPDGGFGMPKGSPSVAAATGWAIRALIAYETDPGSPSVKNAVEWLLKLQKSSGGFSMVPPAPEDPEVTAYAIMGLIKVPGQKDAIAKAAEYLAKAQLPDGAYISDFPQQFDKKAKKNTQTTCFVAWALSEAK from the coding sequence ATGAAAAGAAAGATTTTCTACGGGCTTGTACTCTCGCTCCTTTTAATCCCCTCGATTGTTCTCGGCGCGGATACACTTCCGAAGGCACTCGGGTATATTGTCTCCATGCAGGAGCCGGATGGTGGGTGGTCCCGAGTCAAAGGTGAGTTCCCTCCCGAGACTGAAGTGACCAGCTGGGCCGTGAAGGTGCTGGTGATGAACAACATGGAAAAAGAAAGAGTCGATAAAGGTGTTGCCTTCATTCTCAAGGACCAGAAACCTGGTGGTGACTGGAATAACAACACTGCCCACACAGCCTTTGCCCTTATGGCTATGAGCCAGGTGAAGAAAGGGCAGGTTAACTGCATGAACGGCGTAGAGTATTTGCGAAAAGTCCAGGACCCTGCCGGCGGATTCAAGCGGATTGGAACAGAAGGAGCGCCGCTCACGATATATACGTCTGTAGTGCTTTGTGCTCTTGCGGACCTCGGTTACCCCAAAGAGGATGCGACGGTAAAGAAGGCTTTGGAATGGCTGGTGAGCTGCCAGAATCCGGATGGCGGCTTTGGCATGCCAAAGGGGTCACCTTCCGTAGCCGCGGCTACCGGCTGGGCAATCCGTGCCTTAATTGCATATGAAACTGACCCTGGATCACCTTCGGTGAAGAATGCTGTGGAATGGCTCCTCAAGCTCCAGAAGTCTTCCGGTGGCTTCTCGATGGTGCCGCCGGCGCCTGAGGACCCTGAAGTTACAGCTTACGCTATCATGGGCCTTATCAAAGTCCCCGGTCAGAAAGATGCTATAGCGAAAGCTGCCGAATATCTTGCCAAAGCTCAGCTTCCTGATGGAGCCTACATCAGCGACTTCCCGCAGCAGTTCGACAAGAAGGCAAAGAAGAATACCCAGACGACCTGTTTCGTAGCCTGGGCTCTCTCGGAGGCAAAGTAG